The proteins below come from a single Argentina anserina chromosome 1, drPotAnse1.1, whole genome shotgun sequence genomic window:
- the LOC126787880 gene encoding nudix hydrolase 19, chloroplastic encodes MVKLSLFSSSSLHLLTLSKNLVLPSITRRTLCSIPTTMSINLQSHAFAGNPLRSKTPKPSDPFSPTQALETLKTQLLDSTHLPSCSPSFKVLPFRKGRPLASTSGGISDMKPNWYLGWISLADCRGLLGGCGVELSGDSLVYLGSRPEEDVVYWAIDVSKEDGVVPKLGGKQLCFVELRTLMVATDWADERAMTELAVAGHARALLEWHSTSLFCGHCGEKTVPKEAGRRKQCSSELCRKRVYPRVDPVVIMLVIDKENDRALLSRQSRFVPRMWSCLAGFIEPGESLEEAVRRETWEETGIEVGEVVYHSSQPWPVGPSSMPCQLMVGFFAYAKSVEINVDNEELEDAQWHSREDVKKALTFAEYEKAQKTAAAKVEQMCRGVEKGQNLSTGFNVESGELASMFIPGPFAIAHHLISAWVYQDAPDSVKAHPKQPCGSSSNL; translated from the exons ATGGTCAAGCtatctctcttctcttcttcctcacTCCATCTCCTAACTCTATCCAAAAACCTTGTTCTCCCCAGTATCACAAGAAGAACCCTCTGCTCAATTCCCACCACTATGTCCATTAACCTCCAGTCCCATGCCTTTGCTGGCAATCCTCTGAGATCCAAGACCCCAAAGCCCAGTGACCCTTTTTCACCAACCCAAGCACTTGAGACACTCAAGACTCAACTTTTGGACAGTACCCACCTACCCTCTTGCTCACCAAGCTTCAAGGTCCTGCCTTTCAGAAAGGGCAGGCCATTGGCATCAACCAGTGGTGGGATCAGTGATATGAAGCCGAATTGGTATCTGGGGTGGATCAGTTTGGCCGATTGTAGAGGCTTGTTGGGTGGTTGTGGTGTTGAGTTGAGTGGTGATTCATTGGTGTATCTGGGTTCAAGGCCTGAGGAGGATGTGGTTTATTGGGCTATTGATGTGTCAAAGGAGGACGGCGTGGTTCCTAAATTGGGTGGGAAACAGTTGTGTTTTGTTGAGCTGAGAACGCTTATGGTGGCTACTGATTGGGCTGATGAAAGGGCCATGACAGAGTTGGCTGTTGCCGGCCAT GCCAGGGCTTTGCTTGAATGGCACAGTACATCACTGTTTTGTGGACATTGTGGAGAAAAGACAGTCCCCAAGGAAGCTGGGAGACGCAAGCAGTGTTCTAGTGAGCTTTGCAGAAAGCGAGTTTATCCTCGTGTTGATCCG GTTGTCATAATGTTAGTGATTGATAAAGAGAATGACCGTGCTCTGTTAAGTAGACAATCTCGATTTGTGCCTAGAATGTGGAGTTGCTTGGCTGGATTTATAGAG CCAGGAGAAAGCTTAGAAGAAGCTGTGAGGAGAGAAACATGGGAGGAGACCGGAATTGAAGTAGGAGAAGTTGTTTATCATAGCTCTCAACCATGGCCTG TTGGACCAAGTAGCATGCCATGCCAGCTGATGGTTGGTTTCTTTGCATATGCCAAATCAGTTGAGATAAATGTCGACAATGAAGAGTTGGAAG ACGCCCAGTGGCACAGTAGAGAAGATGTTAAAAAAGCTTTAACATTTGCTGAATATGAGAAGGCACAAAAAACAGCGGCAGCTAAGGTTGAGCAGATGTGCAGGGGTGTTGAGAAAGGGCAGAACTTGTCCACTGGCTTCAATGTGGAAAGTGGCGAACTTGCGTCCATGTTTATACCGGGGCCATTTGCAATTGCCCATCACCTCATCTCTGCTTGGGTATATCAGGATGCACCAGATAGTGTCAAAGCACATCCAAAACAACCTTGTGGTTCTTCTTCAAATTTGTAG